DNA sequence from the Shewanella piezotolerans WP3 genome:
GCTTGTCAGCCCAATAAACTGTTTGATAGCCAAATTGCCGCAGGCCTTTGTGGCATGGGCTACGGGCTAGGTTATGCAAAGTTAGTTGAACAAACTCTGGATATAACGCTGGATAAGGGCGAGTCTCGCACCGACTGGCTGAAACGACCACTGAGCGAAGCGCAGTTAAATTACGCCGCAAACGATGTTTACTATCTGTACGAGCTATACCCTCAACTGGTTGACAAGCTTGAGTCACAGGGAAGGTTAGATTGGGTTTATGAAGACGGTGAGAGGATGACACAAGGTCGTCTAGATGCGCCGGATCCAGAAGTTGCTTATCTAAAGGTCAAAAATGCTTTCCAGTTATTGCCGCGACAGTTAGCGGTGTTAAAAGCGTTAGCTAAATGGCGCCTTAAACGTGCGCTAATAAAAGATTTAGCTCTTGGATTTGTCGTCAAAGATCATGCTTTGATTGCACTTGCGAAGAAGATGCCGAAAAACAGTAATGATCTGTATAAACTTACGGAGCTTACCGAGCAAGAGAAGCGTATTCACGGCAAAGAGCTTGTTAAAATAATCGCTAATGTCAGTTTTGAAGAGCTACCAAAACCATTGGATGTGCTGGCGCTTAAAACAGGCTATAAGGCGGCTTTCAAAAGCATTAAACAGTGTATTGCAGAGCAAGCTGAAGCGCAGAATGTACCGATTGAACTGTTAGGTTCAAAAAAACTAATCCATGAATATCTA
Encoded proteins:
- the rnd gene encoding ribonuclease D, with the protein product MLAFQYIDDDTSLAALVAQYREAKLLVIDTEFVRTRTYYARLGLIQAYDGKTLALIDPLAVTNLSLFWALLTDSSIIKLLHSCSEDLEVFAKNGACQPNKLFDSQIAAGLCGMGYGLGYAKLVEQTLDITLDKGESRTDWLKRPLSEAQLNYAANDVYYLYELYPQLVDKLESQGRLDWVYEDGERMTQGRLDAPDPEVAYLKVKNAFQLLPRQLAVLKALAKWRLKRALIKDLALGFVVKDHALIALAKKMPKNSNDLYKLTELTEQEKRIHGKELVKIIANVSFEELPKPLDVLALKTGYKAAFKSIKQCIAEQAEAQNVPIELLGSKKLIHEYLQWVWDGKTGEIPLILNGWRKGIVSEALNELKL